In Deferribacteraceae bacterium V6Fe1, one genomic interval encodes:
- a CDS encoding N-acetyl-gamma-glutamyl-phosphate reductase, which translates to MRVGIIGATGYTGFELIKILARHSSAKISAVTSDSSAGNKISDLYPYLTKICDLTLQSNDYDDLSDNVDVVFLCLPHGASQDAASFFYKKGKLVIDLSADFRIKDKDLYEKTYSTPHKATDILEQSVYGIPELFYNEIKQARLIANPGCYPTSVIVPLFPLLKEKVVDNNFIIADSKSGVSGAGKNPSAKTHFCEVNEDFKPYGIFSHRHNPEIDFILSKALNNTHITFTPHLLPINRGIESTIYLKKTSNINLKTILEDYYKNSIFVRVRKDDSIPTIKDVSGTNFVDINIFEDGNSVIIVSCIDNLIKGASGQAVQNMNIAAGFDEKDGLL; encoded by the coding sequence ATGCGCGTTGGGATAATTGGAGCAACCGGATACACAGGGTTTGAATTAATCAAAATATTGGCAAGACATTCGTCCGCAAAGATTTCAGCAGTTACGAGCGATAGCTCGGCAGGCAACAAAATAAGTGATTTGTATCCGTATCTTACGAAAATTTGTGATTTGACTCTTCAGTCAAATGATTATGATGACTTATCAGATAACGTAGATGTGGTATTTTTATGTTTGCCACATGGTGCTTCACAAGACGCCGCCAGTTTTTTTTACAAAAAAGGGAAATTGGTAATAGATTTAAGTGCCGATTTTAGGATAAAAGATAAAGACTTATATGAAAAAACTTATAGCACACCTCATAAGGCTACCGATATTCTTGAGCAAAGCGTTTACGGGATACCTGAATTATTTTATAATGAGATAAAACAAGCACGGCTAATTGCAAACCCGGGATGCTATCCAACATCTGTAATTGTCCCTCTGTTTCCATTACTCAAAGAGAAGGTTGTTGACAATAATTTTATCATTGCAGATTCAAAATCAGGGGTGAGCGGTGCTGGGAAAAACCCGAGTGCAAAGACACACTTTTGTGAAGTAAATGAAGATTTTAAGCCTTACGGAATTTTTTCCCACAGACACAACCCTGAAATAGATTTTATCCTTTCCAAAGCACTAAATAACACACATATCACATTCACACCACACTTACTCCCCATTAACAGAGGGATAGAAAGTACTATCTATCTTAAAAAAACAAGTAACATAAATTTAAAAACCATCCTTGAAGATTACTATAAAAACTCTATATTTGTAAGGGTAAGAAAGGACGATTCAATCCCAACTATAAAAGATGTATCCGGGACAAACTTCGTTGATATAAACATTTTTGAAGATGGAAATAGTGTTATTATAGTAAGCTGTATTGACAATCTTATTAAAGGTGCAAGCGGCCAGGCGGTGCAAAATATGAATATAGCTGCCGGCTTTGATGAAAAGGACGGACTTTTATGA